One Cynocephalus volans isolate mCynVol1 chromosome 7, mCynVol1.pri, whole genome shotgun sequence genomic region harbors:
- the LIPN gene encoding lipase member N: protein MSMMWLFLTTTCLICGTLNAGEFFDLENAVNPEVWMNTSEIIIYNGYPSEEYEVTTKDGYILLVNRIPYGRRHARSTGPRPVVYMQHALFADSAYWLENFADGSLGFLLADAGYDVWMGNSRGNTWSRKHKTLSETQEEFWAFSFDEMAKYDLPGIIDFIVNKTGQEKLYFIGHSLGTTIGFVAFSTMPELAQRIKMNFALGPVISFKYPTGIFTSFFLLSNSAIKAFFGTKGVFLEDEKRKISSSKICNNKILRVMCSEVMSLWAGFNKKNMNTSRIDVYMSHAPSGSSIQNILHIKQLYRSDEFRAYDWGSEAENVRHYNQSRPPLYDLTAMEVPTAIWAGGHDVLVTPRDVAEILPQIRNLRYFKLLPEWNHFDFVWGLDAPQRMYSKIIALMKAYS, encoded by the exons ATGTGGCTGTTCTTAACAACAACCTGTTTGATTTGTGGGACTTTAAATGCTGGTGAATTCTTTGATTTGGAAAATGCAGTGAATCCTGAAGTCTGGATGAATACT AGTGAAATCATCATCTACAATGGCTATCCCAGTGAAGAGTATGAGGTCACCACCAAAGATGGGTACATCCTACTTGTCAACAGAATTCCCTACGGGCGAAGACATGCTAGGAGCACAG GTCCCCGCCCAGTTGTATACATGCAGCATGCCCTGTTTGCAGACAGTGCCTACTGGCTTGAGAATTTTGCCGATGGAAGCCTTGGATTCCTTCTAGCAGATGCAGGTTATGATGTGTGGATGGGAAACAGTCGGGGGAACACTTGgtcaagaaaacacaaaacactctCAGAGACTCAAGAGGAATTCTGGGCTTTTAG CTTTGACGAAATGGCCAAATATGATCTCCCAGGAATAATAGACTTCATTGTAAATAAAACTGGTCAGGAGAAGTTGTATTTCATTGGACATTCACTTGGTACTACTATAG GGTTTGTAGCCTTTTCCACCATGCCTGAACTGGCACAGAGAATCAAAATGAATTTTGCCTTGGGTCCTGTGATCTCATTCAAATATCCCACGGGTATTTTTACCAGTTTTTTCCTACTTTCAAATTCTGCAATCAAG GCTTTCTTTGGTACTAAAGGTGTCTTTTTAGAAGATGAGAAAAGGAAGATATCTTCCAGCAAAATCTGCAACAATAAAATACTCCGGGTGATGTGTAGTGAAGTTATGTCCTTATGGGCTGGATTcaacaagaaaaatatgaataca AGTCGAATTGATGTGTATATGTCACATGCCCCCAGTGGATCATCGATACAGAACATCCTGCATATCAAACAG cTTTACCGATCTGATGAATTCAGGGCTTATGACTGGGGGAGTGAGGCCGAGAATGTGCGTCACTACAATCAG AGTCGTCCCCCACTATATGACTTAACTGCCATGGAAGTGCCTACTGCTATTTGGGCTGGTGGACATGATGTCCTTGTAACACCCCGAGATGTGGCCGAGATACTCCCCCAAATCAGGAACCTCCGTTACTTCAAACTATTGCCAGAATGGAACCACTTTGATTTCGTCTGGGGCCTTGACGCTCCTCAACGAATGTACAGTAAAATCATAGCTTTAATGAAGGCATATTCCTAA